A genomic stretch from Strongyloides ratti genome assembly S_ratti_ED321, chromosome : 1 includes:
- a CDS encoding Citron-like domain and Pleckstrin homology domain and Protein kinase C-like, phorbol ester/diacylglycerol binding domain and Pleckstrin homology-like domain-containing protein, translating to MCYLNVALHRVCRLILFYLVEVMANETQYFELAEDFVSIQHPSTSSNKEESKQYRETEQYNSVTNITIGHKSGTRDFDESIDIEYVVQQNQEQQEIICDLRKQLSHINDVQKSSESTLMELAEKLSSKQYKVANENLRELKTRYRNLVTQEKYVREMLKIETDKANKYKDEVEKKRNQLMEASETISKLKNKTEELKHKLKISERNSENSEIEQCRQEISKLNTEIARTNRILKIRESEMANLQKHYIDTENELSSHIEELQKALEDTQKKYRNHLDECLSSENHSRGIENSEYMEKLQQEIGSLKTTNVYLEKEKVQLCEDLEKIKIELNLCRDDVKGLVNEKNSLMEKMENIQGDHQLTSQFLNEQNEKLRESKAKIRCDLVLLKREHQALVEEHKGCVEYKVMTEDLKDRVESIEGENKNLENELERLKNENESLKKEIGNKERSVSEIQAKYDALSTTMQTIEKEDMSQKEELKKEILKLRQELTLNEDTLKTLDDQCDSLAKANKTLKESRKAKSEEIMNLKNEVELWKHKEAMFNDLKIEKIKLEKKVEFLEEELRETTEDYKNEIRDLAASLQNAKLRENSESTVEMKDRLDKLERERVQHESQVRCLQRQVENFKKELKDREDELAAKKDVQMKYTEEHEEVLNGLKIAVEKCEKYKNDNETLKDLLQSKESTVKNFTDKQNELESEIFELKEDIEQKDKLIVYLQSQIQIKQLPKLKYNPSSATLISNPEIDSYDSKTKENYGTTNINFKNCRTKSQVLSDYSGGKNVQQAMSKSYTYNEEVFSDEKPFVTLTPSKIPKDEKFSEETTNKPLEKSVGTMRHNIPHRWKLFFAIKQTKCDHCGEGLSRLRYANRCTECGSNVHVKCSRKMPNTCGLPSDCAKFYMDTKNGNGMVGWVKLLVSTNGGKHEKWEKYFAKLKHGVIRFFDEENLAYNNDEAHLVVDLLREQWKFYQQTGQAINGVENEAMKRLIEIRLSGFNIYMLLPTEQAKQRWLKALHNVSNRQQVQRKQKSGGSDVQMLLCLDSPQNLAINATLIFDDYLVIGANEGLFVTQLQNGRLPFSIAGVTSVQVMEVIPELNMLIIICGQHKQLSIVHLNQLRNAFINPRNGVNPTPVCNLRNCHIMVVSPLNHNTNRHLYVATMDAIHILQHNKKLDMFNIIKVIRTREPCNSILSIPGGFVYAADTFHFVDNVDYSEKTLDVVDYVEDYPLEALFVGDDEILLAFHNYGLFVNTKGQRTRASNVEWPQVPLCFVYCNNYLFIAHYESLEIFKITPATNFDDTTQPIVKYIEEYKCSNVQFTGYGKTKKEVLFSLSSDVRVEVHKFTCNNI from the exons ATGTGCTACCTAAATGTCGCTTTACATAG AGTTTGCCGTCTTATCCTATTTTACCTAGTGGAAGTAATGGCTAACGAAACACAGTATTTT gaATTAGCAGAAGACTTTGTTAGTATTCAACATCCTTCAACGTCTTCGAATAAGGAAGAATCAAAACAGTATAGAGAAACTGAACAATATAATTCTGTTACCAATATAACTATTGGACATAAAAGTGGTACAAGAGATTTTGACGAAAGTATCGATATAGAATATGTTGTACAACAAAACCAAGAACAACAAGAAATAATTTGTGATTTGAGGAAACAATTGTCTCATATTAATGACGTCCAAAAATCATCGGAATCAACTTTAATGGAGCTTGCGGAGAAACTATCTTCGAAGCAATACAAAGTTGCAAACGAAAATTTGCGAGAATTAAAAACTCGTTACCGTAATTTGGTAACACAGGAGAAATATGTTAGGGAAATGTTGAAAATTGAGACTGATAAAGCTAACAAATATAAAGATGAGGTGGAAAAAAAGAGAAACCAGTTAATGGAAGCATCTGAGACAATTTCTAAACTTAAGAATAAAACTGAGGAATTAAAACACAAGCTTAAGATAAGTGAAAGGAACAGTGAAAATAGTGAGATTGAACAATGTAGGCAAGAGATTAGTAAACTAAACACCGAGATTGCGAGGACCAATCGAATTCTTAAAATTCGTGAATCCGAAATGGCTAATTTGCAAAAACATTATATAGATACAGAAAATGAGTTAAGTTCGCACATAGAAGAACTTCAAAAAGCTTTAGAAGATACACAGAAAAAATATAGGAATCATTTGGATGAGTGTTTATCTTCTGAAAACCATAGTAGGGGAATTGAGAACAGTGAATATATGGAGAAATTACAACAGGAGATCGGCTCACTTAAAACGACGAACGTTTATCTTGAAAAAGAGAAAGTTCAGTTGTGTGAAGATTTGGAGAAAATTAAGATTGAATTAAATTTGTGCCGTGATGATGTGAAGGGTTTagtaaatgaaaaaaacagtttaatggaaaaaatggaaaatatTCAAGGTGATCATCAATTAACTAGTCAATTTTTGAATGAACAAAATGAAAAACTACGGGAATCAAAGGCTAAGATACGTTGTGATTTAGTACTTTTAAAAAGAGAACACCAAGCTTTGGTAGAGGAGCACAAAGGATGTGTCGAATACAAg gTTATGACAGAAGATTTAAAAGATCGTGTAGAAAGTATTGAAGGTGAGAACAAGAATTTGGAAAATGAACTGGAACGTCTTAAGAACGAAAATGAAAGTTTGAAGAAAGAGATTGGGAACAAAGAGCGTTCTGTGTCTGAAATTCAGGCAAAATATGACGCCCTTTCTACAACAATGCAAACAATTGAAAAGGAGGACATGTCTCAGAAGGAAGAACTTAAGAAAGAGATATTGAAGTTACGCCAAGAATTAACATTGAATGAGGATACATTAAAAACTTTGGATGATCAATGTGATTCTTTGGCTAAAGCTAACAAAACTTTGAAAGAATCGAGAAAAGCAAAAAGTGAAgaaataatgaatttaaaaaatgaagttGAGTTGTGGAAGCACAAAGAGGCAATGTTTAACGACTTGAAGATAGAAAAGattaaattagaaaaaaaagttgaattTTTAGAAGAAGAGTTGCGCGAGACAACTGAAGATTACAAAAACGAAATAAGAGATCTTGCTGCTAGTTTACAGAATGCCAAACTTCGTGAAAATTCTGAATCAACTGTTGAGATGAAAGATCGTTTGGATAAATTAGAGAGAGAAAGGGTTCAACATGAAAGCCAAGTCAGATGTCTTCAAAGACaagttgaaaattttaagaaagaATTGAAAGATAGAGAGGATGAATTAGCAGCTAAAAAAGATGTTCAGATGAAATACACTGAAGAACATGAGGAAGTTTTGAATGGGCTAAAGATTGCTGTAGAAAAATGTGAGAAATACAAGAATGACAATGAAACTCTTAAAGATCTTTTACAAAGCAAAGAGTCTACGGTAAAGAATTTTACTGATAAACAAAATGAACTTGAAAGCGAGATATTTGAACTTAAAGAAGATATTGAACAGAAAGACAAGTTGATTGTCTATCTCCAAAGTCAAATACAAATTAAGCAATTACCAAAATTAAAGTATAACCCAAGTAGTGCAACTTTAATTTCAAATCCTGAAATCGATTCTTATGACAGCAAAACTAAAGAAAATTATGGCACAacaaatatcaattttaagaATTGCCGAACTAAATCACAAGTTCTTTCTGATTATTCAGGAGGAAAGAATGTTCAACAAGCCATGTCCAAATCTTATACATATAATGAAGAAGTCTTTTCAGATGAAAAACCATTTGTAACTCTTACACCTTCCAAAATACCTAAAGATGAGAAATTTAGTGAGGAGACCACTAATAAACCATTGGAAAAATCAGTTGGAACAATGCGACATAATATTCCTCATCGTTGGAAGTTGTTTTTTGCAATTAAACAGACTAAGTGTGATCATTGTGGTGAGGGACTTTCACGTTTGCGTTATGCTAACAGATGTACAGAATGTGGAAGTAATGTTCATGTAAAATGTTCACGAAAAATGCCAAATACTTGTGGTCTACCTTCTGATTGTGCCAAGTTTTATATGGATACAAAGAATGGAAATGGCATGGTTGGTTGGGTTAAACTTTTGGTGTCTACAAATGGAGGTAAACATGAAAAATGGGAGAAATATTTTGCAAAATTAAAACATGGTGTTATTAGATTTTTTGATGAAGAAAATTTGGCTTACAATAATGATGAGGCTCATCTGGTTGTTGATTTATTGAGAGAACAGTGGAAATTCTACCAACAAACTGGACAGGCAATAAATGGTGTTGAAAATGAGGCAATGAAACGTCTAATTGAAATAAGGTTGTCCGGTTTTAATATCTATATGCTTTTGCCGACTGAACAAGCCAAACAAAGATGGTTAAAAGCGTTACATAATGTAAGTAATCGTCAACAAGTACAACGAAAACAGAAATCTGGTGGTAGCGATGTTCAAATGTTATTATGTCTTGATTCTCCACAAAATCTTGCAATTAATGCAACACTCATTTTTGATGATTATTTAGTAATTGGTGCTAATGAAGGTCTATTTGTAACTCAACTTCAAAATGGTCGTTTACCTTTTTCAATTGCCGGAGTGACGTCTGTTCAAGTTATGGAAGTGATACCTGAATTAAATATGTTGATTATTATTTGTGGTCAGCACAAACAATTATCGATAGTTCATCTTAATCAACTTCGCAATGCTTTCATTAATCCAAGAAATGGTGTAAATCCAACACCAGTTTGTAATTTGCGAAACTGTCATATAATGGTAGTTTCCCCATTAAATCACAATACTAATAGACATCTTTATGTTGCCACAATGGATGCAATTCACATTTTAcaacataataaaaaattagatatgtttaatataataaaagttattagaACTAGGGAGCCATGTAATTCAATATTAAGTATTCCAGGTGGATTTGTTTACGCTGCTGATACATTTCATTTTGTTGATAATGTTGATTATTCTGAAAAAACATTAGATGTGGTAGACTATGTTGAAGATTATCCTCTTGAAGCCTTATTTGTAGGTGATGATGAAATTTTGTTAGCATTTCATA aTTATGGTTTATTTGTCAATACAAAAGGTCAAAGAACTAGAGCTTCAAATGTGGAATGGCCACAAGTTCCATTATGTTTCgtttattgtaataattatttattcattgCTCATTATGAATCgcttgaaatttttaaaattactccTGCTACAAATTTTGATGATACAACACAAccaattgttaaatatattgagGAATATAAATGTTCAAACGTGCAATTTACTGGATATGGTAAAACGAAAAAAGAGGTTCTATTTTCTTTGTCTTCGGATGTTCGCGTAGAAGTACATAAATTTACTtgtaacaatatttaa
- a CDS encoding Protein RTF2 homolog: MGADGGSIPKRCELVKNKKADEKFDKNVKLALKWRICQLTQEKLRKPIVACKYGRLYNKDSILEGIISKTLSKTAITKHIKNMKDIKELKLTDNKEYIDNVDKGDTFKDHNKTPFICPVTFLPMNGIHTFYVNWKCGCVFSEKALKEVKTNNCYGCSCELNQDDLVMLNPDEETAKIYEKKLENERLIKKENKRKRNIDKISLDPLVPDESPNSGKTKIKVSTE, translated from the exons ATGGGAGCTGATGGAGGTTCAATACCAAAACGATGTGAAttggtaaaaaataaaaaagctGATGAAAagtttgataaaaatgttaaattagcATTAAAATGGAGGATATGTCAACTAACTCAAGAAAAGTTGAGAAAACCTATTGTAGCTTGTAAATATGGCAG attgTATAATAAAGATAGTATTTTGGAAGGAATAATTTCTAAAACTTTATCTAAAACAGCAATTAcaaaacatattaaaaatatgaaagaTATCAAAGAACTAAAATTAACGgataataaagaatatatagATAATGTTGATAAGGGAGATACTTTTAAAGATCACAATAAAACACCATTTATTTGTCCGGTAACATTTCTTCCAATGAATGGAATACATACGTTTTATGTAAATTGGAAATGTGGATGTGTTTTTTCAGAAAAAGCTCTAAAAGAAGTCAAAACTAATAATTGCTACGGGTGTAGTTGTGAATTAAATCAAGATGATCTTGTAATGTTGAATCCAGATGAAGAAACGGCAAAAATCTATGAAAAGAAACTTGAAAATGAAaggttaattaaaaaagaaaacaaaagaaagagaaatattgataaaataagttTGGACCCTTTGGTTCCCGATGAATCCCCAAACTCAGGGAAgacaaaaattaaagtttcaACTGAATAA
- a CDS encoding Epidermal retinol dehydrogenase 2: MTDESCNCQMIESIIEFFKVIFLTLIKTIIGCFKAILPSNILPRKSVENEIVLITGAGSGIGRLMALEFGKLKAKIIIWDINEVGSKETMEQLKEIGVECWSYKVDISKKEEIYKVAEKVKSEVGDVDLLINNAGIVSGKKLFDCDDNLMELTMAVNVTSHFFTTKAFIPSMIERNHGHIVSVASLAGKFGICGLVDYCASKFGAVGFSEALSEELLALKKDNVHVTTVCPFYIDTKMFDGVTTKSPNVLPILQPEYVVDKIMEAILTNTEYLYLPRFAYLANALNALLPTKATRVLVEYFGINSTMDHFTGRKKIN; this comes from the exons atgacaGATGAAt cTTGTAATTGTCAGATGATTGAAAGTATcatagaattttttaaagttatttttttaactcttATTAAAACAATCATTGGATGTTTTAAAGCCATTCTACCATCAAATATATTACCAAGAAAAAGTGTAGAAAAtgaaattgttttaattacTGGTGCTGGTTCTGGAATTGGACGATTAATGGCTTTAGAATTTGGAAAATTAAAagcaaaaattattatttgggATATTAATGAGGTTGGATCAAAAGAAACAATGGaacaattaaaagaaattggTGTTGAATGTTGGAGTTATAAAGTAGatattagtaaaaaagaagaaatatataaagtagCAGAAAAAGTAAAATCAGAAGTTGGTGATGttgatttattaataaataatgctGGTATTGTATCAGGAAAAAAACTATTTGATTGTGATGACAATCTTATGGAATTAACAATGGCTGTAAATGTAACATCAcatttttttacaacaaaAGCTTTTATACCATCAATGATAGAAAGAAATCATGGTCATATTGTTTCAGTAGCATCATTAGCAGGAAAGTTTGGTATCTGTGGACTTGTTGATTATTGTGCCTCCAAATTTGGAGCTGTTGGTTTTTCAGAAGCTTTATCTGAAGAATTATTAGCATTAAAAAAGGATAATGTTCACGTCACTACTGTTTGCCCTTTTTATATTGATACAAAAATGTTTGATGGTGTGACAACAAAATCACCCAATGTTTTACCTATTTTACAACCAGAATATgttgttgataaaataatggAAGCAATTCTTACAAATActgaatatttatatcttcCAAGATTTGCTTATCTTGCAAATGCTTTAAATGCATTGCTTCCTACTAAAGCAACACGTGTTCTTGTTGAATATTTTGGAATAAATTCTACAATGGATCATTTTAcaggaagaaaaaaaatcaactaa
- a CDS encoding Short-chain dehydrogenase/reductase SDR family and Glucose/ribitol dehydrogenase family and NAD(P)-binding domain-containing protein: MENFPVAIITGASSGIGRATAIYFAEKKYRLALCGRNETALNECVERCIEKGLKKDQVTTTIGDLCEEAVGKKLVENALHVFGRIDVLVNAAGILVGGCVDSTPITEYDRQFNTNIRSIILLTQFALPHIKKTKGCIVNVSSVAGTRSFPNAAYYCMSKAALDQFTKCLALEVAPDVRVNSVNPGVIVTDIHKRAGMDEATYAEFLEKCKTTHLLGRAGEDIEVAKAIYFLASDMSSFTTGELLHVDGGRNLMCPR; this comes from the exons ATGGAAAATTTTCCTGTTGCTATTATTACtg gTGCTTCAAGTGGAATTGGAAGAGCTACAGCTATTTATTTTGCTGAAAAAAAGTATAGATTAGCATTATGTGGAAGAAATGAAACTGCTTTAAATGAATGTGTTGAAAGATGTATTGAAAAgggtttaaaaaaagatcaGGTAACAACAACTATTGGTGATTTATGTGAAGAAGCTGTTGGCAAAAAACTTGTTGAAAATGCTTTACATGTTTTTGGACGTATTGATGTTTTAGTTAATGCTGCTGGAATTCTTGTGGGTGGATGTGTTGATTCAACTCCTATAACTGAATACGATAGACaatttaatacaaatattcGTAGTATTATTCTTCTTACACAATTTGCTTTAccacatattaaaaaaacaaaaggATGTATTGTTAATGTTAGTAGTGTAGCAGGAACACGTTCTTTTCCAAATGCAGCTTACTACTGTATGTCAAAAGCAGCTCTTGATCAATTTACAAAATGTCTTGCTCTAGAAGTTGCACCTGATGTTCGTGTAAATTCTGTCAATCCTGGTGTTATTGTAACAGATATTCATAAAAGAGCAGGAATGGATGAAGCAACATATGCtgaatttttagaaaaatgtaAAACTACACATCTTTTAGGAAGAGCTGGTGAGGATATTGAAGTTGCTAAGGCTATTTATTTTCTTGCTAGTGATATGTCTTCATTTACCACTGGTGAATTACTTCATGTTGATGGTGGAAGAAATCTTATGTGTCCAAGATAA
- a CDS encoding Collagen alpha-5(IV) chain, protein MDLESRIKAYRFVAYSAVTFSVVAVLSVCVTLPMVYNYVHHVKRTMHNEVEFCRGSAKDIWSEVATLKKIPMISGNRTARQSGYDAAIEAGASSAGGCEACCVPGPPGPPGPPGKPGVPGKPGAPGLPGQPGRPPVQPCEQITPPPCKPCPQGPPGPPGPGGPPGDPGMNGAPGKPGQDGVSGNPGPKGPPGPPGQPGQPGNDGQPGAPAQSEPLIPGEPGPAGEPGPQGPPGIPGKAGAPGTPGNPGPKGAPGSPGSPGNDGQPGAPGQPGSPGSPGERGVCPKYCSIDGGVFFEDGTRRR, encoded by the coding sequence ATGGATTTGGAAAGTCGAATTAAAGCCTACCGATTTGTTGCCTATTCAGCAGTTACATTTTCTGTTGTAGCAGTTCTTAGTGTTTGTGTAACATTACCTATGGTCTATAATTATGTTCATCATGTAAAAAGAACTATGCATAATGAAGTTGAATTTTGCAGAGGATCAGCCAAAGATATTTGGTCTGAAGTAgctacattaaaaaaaattccaaTGATCTCAGGAAACAGAACAGCTCGTCAATCTGGTTATGATGCAGCAATTGAAGCTGGAGCTTCTTCAGCTGGTGGTTGTGAAGCTTGTTGTGTACCAGGACCACCAGGACCTCCAGGACCACCTGGTAAACCAGGAGTACCAGGAAAACCAGGAGCACCAGGACTTCCAGGACAACCAGGTAGACCACCAGTACAACCATGTGAACAAATTACTCCACCACCATGTAAACCATGCCCACAAGGACCACCAGGACCTCCAGGACCAGGAGGACCACCAGGAGATCCAGGTATGAATGGTGCACCAGGAAAACCAGGACAAGATGGAGTATCAGGAAATCCAGGACCAAAAGGACCACCAGGACCACCAGGTCAACCAGGACAACCAGGAAATGATGGACAACCAGGAGCACCAGCTCAATCAGAACCACTTATTCCAGGTGAACCAGGACCAGCCGGAGAACCAGGCCCACAAGGACCACCAGGAATACCAGGAAAAGCAGGAGCTCCAGGAACACCAGGAAATCCAGGACCAAAAGGAGCCCCAGGAAGCCCAGGATCACCAGGAAATGATGGACAACCAGGAGCACCAGGACAACCAGGATCTCCAGGATCACCAGGAGAAAGAGGAGTATGTCCAAAATATTGTTCTATTGATGGAGGAGTATTCTTTGAAGATGGAACCAGAAGAcgttaa
- a CDS encoding UPF0553 protein C9orf64 has product MTDIFEDVLSPRQTGEFVADSRNPNVKCNDAGVMKAAKMIVEAMKNGEIKEVDFDAHELHPKTGCQDSVDWIFFMDLINFSFWSDENVKFHVTYKGTEYSGYFAGCAAVNRALDNQIPITSASFMASVDEKTLKEIFKSDDGGTIPLISERVKVINDAGNVLLKNFSGTFYTAIEKCNKSAKILLNIIVKNFKSFHDFAVYDGKRVSLLKRAQILVADVYGCLKNKNEIGNFYDIEVLTMFADYRVPQVCAYLGALEYSENLMKKLKSKELFKNGEPLEVELRAMSIYCCDKITEKVQKLLDEENNLEMFKSVRKATAMDVDIFLWVYRRSHSKEIEELIPFHRVRSIYY; this is encoded by the exons atgacAGATATATTTGAGGATGTTTTAAGTCCACGTCAAACTGGAGAATTTGTGGCTGATTCTAGAAATCCAAATGTAAAATGTAATGATGCTGGTGTAATGAAAGCTGCAAAGATGATTGTTGAAGCTATGAAAAATGGGGAAATAAAGGAGGTTGATTTTGATGCTCATGAACTTCATCCTAAAACTGGATGTCAAGATTCAGTAGAttg gattttttttatggatcttataaatttttcattttggtctgatgaaaatgttaaatttcaTGTTACCTATAAAGGAACAGAATATAGTGGATATTTTGCAGGATGTGCTGCTGTAAATAGAGCCCTTGATAATCAAATACCAATTACATCTGCATCCTTTATGGCAAGTGTTGATGAGAAAACTTTAAAAGAGATTTTTAAATCAGATGATGGAGGAACAATTCCACTTATATCTGAACGTGTTAAAGTTATTAATGATGCAGgaaatgtattattaaaaaattttagtggTACATTTTATACAGCAATTGAAAAATGTAACAAAAGTgctaaaattcttttaaatataatagttaaaaattttaaatcatttcaTGATTTTGCTGTTTATGATGGAAAAAGAGTTTCACTTCTGAAACGTGCTCAAATTTTAGTTGCTGATGTTTATggttgtttaaaaaataaaaatgaaattggAAATTTTTATGACATTGAGGTATTAACTATGTTTGCTGATTATCGTGTTCCACAAGTATGTGCATATTTGGGTGCATTAGAATACTctgaaaatttaatgaaaaaattaaaatctaAAGAGTTGTTTAAGAATGGAGAACCACTTGAGGTGGAACTTCGTGCAATGAGTATATATTGTTGTGATAAAATTACCGAAAAAGTACAAAAACTTTTagatgaagaaaataatttagaaatGTTTAAGAGTGTACGTAAAGCTACAGCTATGGATGTAGATATTTTTCTTTGGGTTTATAGACGTTCACATAGTAAAGAAATTGAAGAATTAATTCCATTTCATAGAGTAAGATcgatttattattaa
- a CDS encoding Vesicle transport protein USE1, which yields MTLSEKEVFFQRLYTRTKSLCLLEKECNIYRLKSNVKTLEHLYIFLQDDKNLSEEMLLSYGNWLYELKVILEALLQKSTEDKIKVLDKLPRTYPNISYDSSNDTKHNDNLSTNAVNATLRNRYYKDCRDDLLHNKKKNSDEANLSVYQTVYYADLRNELFGDETVLGNGNTELSSDEYMLQQSEKQEKLANELLNLTKAMKSNFQATGKVLKDDNALLHTMSQKFDKSKDKLSIESKNLSLHARGSLCDCLTFLMIFVVIWSFIGMAMMMRFFPKNVI from the exons atgacATTATCGGAAAAAGAAGTATTCTTCCAGAGACTTTATACAAGAACAAAAAGTTTGTGTCTTTTAGAAAAAgaatgtaatatttatagGTTGAAGTCAAATGTTAAGACACTAGAacatttgtatatttttcttcAAGATGATAAAAATCTATCTGAAGAAATGTTATTAAGTTATGGTAATTGGTTGTATGAATTAAAAGTTATCCTAGAGGCACTTTTACAAAAGTCAACtgaagataaaattaaagtacTAGATAAACTACCACGAACATATCCAAACATATCATATGATTCTTCAAATGATACAAAgcataatgataatttatcaaCTAATGCTGTAAATGCAACATTGAGAAAT CGTTATTATAAAGATTGTAGAGATGATCTTcttcataataaaaagaagaatAGTGATGAAGCAAATTTATCTGTTTACCAAACTGTTTATTATGCTGACTTGAGAAATGAATTATTTGGTGATGAAACAGTGTTAGGAAATGGCAATACTGAACTTTCTAGTGATGAATATATGTTACAACAAAGTGAAAAACAAGAAAAATTAGCAAATGAGTTGTTAAACTTGACAAAAGCCATGAAATCTAATTTTCAAGCAACAGGAAAAGTATTGAAAGATGATAATGCATTGTTGCATACAATGAGTCAAAAATTTGATAAGTCAAAAGATAAGTTAAGTAttgaaagtaaaaatttatcattacatGCAAGAGGTAGTTTATGTGATTGTTTAACTTTTCTTATGATTTTTGTTGTTATTTGGTCTTTCATTGGAATGGCTATGATGATGAGATTTTTTccaaaaaatgttatataa
- a CDS encoding Proteasome subunit alpha type-4, with the protein MEAISHAGTCLGIQANDGILIAAEKRNVHKLLDESVLAEKIYRISENISCTVAGLTSDALILINRLRYWAADYKLRFGEPMPVEQLVQTLCNEKQRFTQIGGKRPFGVSLLYVGWDKHYGYQLYQSDPSGNYTGWKATCIGNNHQAAVSLLKQEYKSPTIDEAKKLAMKVLSKTLDVKLSADKVEMAVLKHINDKTVLEILDIKDIETLVKEHEQREKEAEAAAIQSSTSKS; encoded by the coding sequence ATGGAAGCTATTTCACATGCTGGAACATGTCTTGGTATTCAAGCTAATGATGGTATACTTATTGCTGctgaaaaaagaaatgtaCACAAATTGCTTGATGAATCTGTTCTTGCTGAGAAAATCTATCGAATTTCTGAAAATATTTCTTGTACTGTTGCCGGACTTACATCAGATGCTTTAATTCTTATTAATCGTCTTCGTTATTGGGCTGCTGATTATAAATTACGTTTTGGTGAACCAATGCCTGTTGAACAGTTGGTACAAACCTTGTGTAATGAAAAACAAAGATTTACTCAAATTGGTGGTAAAAGACCATTTGGAGTATCTCTTTTATATGTTGGATGGGATAAACATTATGGATATCAACTTTACCAATCTGATCCATCTGGAAATTATACTGGATGGAAAGCAACATGTATTGGAAATAATCATCAAGCTGCAGTTTCTTTATTGAAACAAGAATACAAATCACCTACAATTGATGAAGCTAAAAAATTAGCAATGAAAGTTTTATCAAAAACTCTTGATGTTAAACTTTCTGCTGATAAAGTTGAAATGGCTGTTCTTAAgcatattaatgataaaactGTGTTAGAAATTTTAGATATTAAGGATATTGAAACATTGGTTAAGGAACATGAACAACGTGAGAAAGAAGCTGAAGCTGCTGCTATTCAATCATCTACGTCAAaatcttaa